The following DNA comes from Chelmon rostratus isolate fCheRos1 chromosome 20, fCheRos1.pri, whole genome shotgun sequence.
tgtttttaaaaattaaaaattctgtgtgtgtgttacagttttCCAagaagcagccaatcagagctctcgtttctctctctgtataccTGTATGTCCAGCGTGGAAAAGTAGCTGTCCAGCTGTTCCTGGTCGTTGATGTCCGGCTCGCTGCACACGGGGCACACCAtgtctctgatgtgtttgtctCTCACAGCGATGGTGAAGTGCAGCCGGAAGCACTCGTGGCACACGGAGCACtggcaggaagtcagagacTGCATCTGAAGCACGGAGAGAAGAAGACGAAATAAAAATCAGGATATAAAGCAGGTGTAATGCAGGTGTTTAAAGGTGTGTGCCCGACCCACCTTGCTGCGGGGGAAGATGCACAGACAGCAGGGGCACTCGTTGTTGAGGAGACGCCGGATGAAATCCTTGTCGTGCGACTCTTTCACAGCTTGCACTACGTCCTCCAGAGAGTAGCTGACGTCCGGTTCTTGCAGCAACGAGAGCACGAGCTCGCAGCGCCCCCAGCTGGGCAGGTCGTAGAGTGCCAGCAGGCGCCGACACATCCTCTGCAGAGAGCAAATGAGGACAACAAGTTTACGTAACAGCAAAGGCCTAAAAGAAAGAATGTgggaacacaaacaaaacacacctaAATGTGAACAGGAAAGATTCGTGacatgacataaaaacatgttatttccACATCAGCACAGGTAGCAGGTGTGCACGCCATGAGCCCTCAGGTGTTAAGCTGTGCAGTGTAACCTGTTTGTCCGGATGTTTGGGATCAATCTGCGGCTCGAGCTGCTCAGTCCAAATACGCTGGTGGAAGGGCTCCAGGAGAGggcgctgcagcagagacaaagCCCCCTTCACCTCCCCGCCACTCAGCCGCAGAGCCTCCTCGCACTGAGACGCGTCTCTGAAGCCCAGAGAGTGCAGCTCCTTcatctgcacgcacacacacacacacacacacacacacacacacacacacacacacactgcagtgaatAAAGGTCAGGTAAAAAAGTGGCGCAGACATAACAGATCCACATTAAACACCGCTTTTAATACTCATAACCTTTTTAggacattaaaaataacaaacctAGAAAGAATGCTGGAATATAAATCCTTAATGGACAAGCCTCTATGGTACGCATCATTTTCAGGAATTGAGGGAGTTTATCACCACTTTTAGCATGAAGACTCCTGCTAACAAGAGACCAAACATAACATTTATTTGGAGGCCAGTTTGGATGCATTTATCACTTGATGCAGCTACTAATAGCTGACTCAAAGGTTTATGGTGCAGAAATAAGCACCGTTAACTCTCTCAGGTCTGGCTTTCTTCCTCTTGGAGCCTCTTTCAGAATAACAAACAGcatttgaaaaggaaaatatatgaatatttatgaTTTTGAATTCTTATTATAAAATGCGTTTTTTGAGTGTCAGCTCATAAGAGAAATGTCAACTAATCAGTGAAATCTGTGAAGTTTTTCAGTGAAACTTGCAGGAACTTTGAGCTTTGATTAAGTATGTGTATTGTTTAAGTTCGATTTGGGTGATGAATCAGCATCAATACAGCGTTTTACAAACTATCGGTATCGATAGAACTTGGTAGAATATTTTGCATCGTGCACCGAGACTATGACATGAAAGTTAAAAGTGATACCTCATGTTGCTCATTAGGAAAAGGATTATTAAGGATTATTGATATGTTGAGTGACAGGGAAATAGACTCACTGGCACAGACAGGGTGAAGTGCAATACAGCTATTTAATCAAGCGCCTTTAACAGCATCACTAGAAAGCGGACGCCTCCACAGCCAGAGGAGAAGAATAAGACAAAACCTCACATTTGAATATGTGAGTGAACATGTGATTGTGTAACTCTTTGTAGGTCTATAAGACGAGAATGTGTATGTCTTTCCCACCCTCGGTTTGAAAGCTTCCTTTGTTCCTCTGAGCAGTTCGGAGTTTCTACGCTGCACTCATAAACCAGGGTCAAGAGGAGGATCGTACGACACTCCTACAGATCACTGCTAACACACCGCAGTCTGTCTTTGTTCACAGTTATCTCTCAAGGTCAAGAAGCCAGGAGACACTGCAGAGGCGTCTGGTTTTCTGACGTATTTATTATTATCGGCCTCACCTCAGCTGAGACTCGGCTCCCCCTTGTGCACTGCCCACGACATTACTCAACGGCAGCATATCAATAACACATTTTagcaattaatcaatcaattataAGAGAAACTAACCAGCAGATTCAATGATAAAGAAATGAATCGGAAACTTCATCCCTGGATGAATAGTTTGAGCTGAACTCTCGTCCATAAGCTACCATTCGATCATCAATGGGATCCTGAGCATAACTGAACATTTCGATCTGCTTGATGAGCTCTGATATTCAGTCCAGTGGTTCATTCTCAGAAGAATAGGAGAGTTTTGAAATAATTTTCCAGGACAACACAAGATTTTTCCAGGACATTTagctttttctctcattttccatgttttttccatgactggaaaattgtttttaattgGAAAACTGTTTTCCAGGTTATCTAAGTCGGTGGGAACCCTGTTAAATTTCAAATCTTTGgattttcattttctatcattataaattgaatatttttgggcTTTCTGactgctgttcaaacaaaatATGTGATGTGAAGATGTTATTTTGGGCCCTGGGAAATGTTTTTACAAGaatttcatattatttttctACACTCCAACACAAAGGTGAAAAAACGGTTAATCACAAACtaactgatgatgaaaagaATCGATTGTTCGTGTCAGCATTAATCAATTTTGCATATCCTTTGATCAGTTGCAGATTTGAATAAATGCAAAGGTGAAAGATGTTGATGCAAACTGCGGAGATGACCGCTAGaaactcctccacctcctgcaggaACATGTTTTTGAACGAGCTGAGTTTAAGGAGCCATTTTTTATCGTCCTACCttgacctgtctgtctttcagcaGCTGTCTCACGGCTCTGTcagtgtctcctcctgctgccaaCCAGGCCAGCTTGGCCTCAGCTCTGGACAGCTTCACACCTTCACCTGTGACACGAGGCACgctctgctccagctcctcgCCGTCTCTCTCCACGGCGGGCTGTATCCCACAATCCCCTGCTTTGTAGTTCAGCTGGACGGAAGCCGCCATGGCGCAGATTTCATCCAGCAGGTGAGGCAGCTCTGatgtcagccaatcacagggtTTAGTGTTTCTGCCGCAGCACAAGATGGCTGCGTACACCTCCTCAGGACTGATGCCACACTTCTCTGCTTCCTACGAAGGAGACGAGAGCGACTTCACCATCAAATCGtcatttttaaagtaaacatAACAAACATTCTGACaattaatcaatgatgaaagTAATTAATTAAAGCCTTGTGTCTAGCAGTTCAGTTGGGGCGTGAGTTAAATTGTTTCCCTAAAAGGTAATTTTAGTGACTGAAACCTAGAGTGTAATGTTATACTGTTATAATTagtttaatttcctgttatttctTCGTTAATTTCAATCGTTAAGTCTATACAATGGCCGCCAATCAATACAATAACAATACGATCATTCTCTGGGCTGATCACTGCAAATAAATTAGGCCTGATTAATGTGTTGAAAACCCAAATACAATAAATTTACAATCAtataaaactaaacaaacaaacagtgaattCATACctgataaataaaattaaaacccATAAAACAGTTATTTACTTATCAACGTTAGTGTCCATTAactttctgttgattgacttGTCTGTGATAAAGACAtgaaataatcagcaaattaatcaattaatcaatcgGCAGAACAACTTTTGATGACTGATATAATGTTTAAGTctatttttcaagcagaaacCTCACCTCATGgttcatttattaattttccTTGTCGATtgttacagtaaatgaaaaatCTTTGGTTGAGCAAAAGCCAATCTGAAGAGGTCGCCTACTGTATTCAAAGGTTTTATAGCCATAAcgattaataaaaaaaatggtctTAACTAAATGGCAGCCCCCAGTTTCCatgttcatttgtttaaaaaggAAGCTCGGGTGTTGCACAGCTTTGTAAGATTATCAGCGTCGACCTACTCTGATCTGGTGGATGAGAATGAGGCCGTCTTCCCTCATCATCTTCTGCCTTTTCAGATCCAGGTTGAGTCTTGGCTTGGGCTGGGGCTTCGCGCCCGGCTGGGGTTGATCTTTAGTGCTGGACGGAGTCTGCCGGAGCGACTGGGGCAGAGACACTCCGGCAGAGTCTTTACCTGACAAGTTGCACATCTCGCACACCAGGGTGGGCTTGATGTTTACGTAGGTGCAGAACTGGCACATCCactgtgaaaaagaaacaaaactacaCTTGTAAGTATGAATGAAATGCCTTCAAAGCATGTACCAAATCTAACGAGAATAGCATCTGTAGCAGACTGTTTCATACAGATACTTAAATGTAGAGTACATTAGAGGAAGAAAGGCCCCGTCAACGGTGACTTGTAGCAGCTCTGAAGATGAATAAAAAGCCATCTCAGTGATCTACACTCATAAAGGGACATTACAACAGTTTTAGACATCAAGCATGTGAAAGCAATGGTATAATGTCTTCTGTCATTCTGGAGGAGCTTtcaaagcacaaagaaaacatccCAGTGTTGTAAGTTTTTCACTAATCTATTAATCATTTAgcccataaaatgtcagaaaacagtccACTTTGTGTTTAAACCTGTAATTTTCTTTGGCCAGTAGGGGGAgcattgacatattatcacctttttaagttgatatgaCGAATCTGTTAGCGAACAGTTGTTGATTTACACATCCGACAGTTACGGAGCAACGTGATCGTTCAtgtggagtcatgtttgtgtcacctgatgaatgtaagtcctgtattctctctcttattgctctgtttttggtctcttgggggaaatatctggctctttagccgCTAAATGCTGCACTACGTTCACCAGCTCGTCTCTAACCGTGTTTGTCTGTGgcttttcacagctttttctctgaaaaaagcTGCCTGGTGACAAACaaataatgagctgaacctCGATATAAACTCTGTAGTTCATCACGACAAGCGACACCTTACTTTTACACAATTTACAAATGTTCAGTATGGATGACTCGGTGGAAATGGGAGCCCAAACACCCCCCACGTTAATGTCTAGAAAActaaagatgaggaggagaagaaagcttcatcagcagcagtgagacAAACCTTTGTTCCGCAGTCGGACAGAGATCCTGGGCTGGACAGCACCGGAGCGACGGGCGGGCGAGTGGCCAGACGAGGGCGCTCACACACCTcacagaggatgctgctgcCTTGATTCACAACCGTACAGCTCTTACACTGCCACTCTGAGGGGTCAAACAGACATTTACCAAAGTTTGCAAATACaccttcatttgtttatttctcattCATGTTGAAAGTAAGTAAGTCTTCGTCTCACCTGTGTTGGGTGACGGGCTTTCTTGAACAGTGGATGCAGCCGTGGCGAGTCGAGGCCGTTCGCAGGTCGTGCAGAGGACGGCTTGCATCTCATTCACTGTCGTGCAATGAGCACATTCCCAAGGTGACAGAGAAGGACTGCAAGCAATGAAATTACATTAACAGCCACTCTGCTGTCTATGACAgcactgaaatgtgttgctaGAGATCATTATTCGTTCATTTATCCTGTATCAATACAGGGTGATCTACTGTGAAAGCAAAAATCCAACACTTGACTTGACTCCTGGACAAATGTCTAAATATAATTGCAAATTAGAAACAGTGTTGGTGTGCCAAAAAGTGCAAGATAATGTTTATGTAGCCAAAAAAGGAAATCTATTTTCTTAATTTCTCCAATACTGAGAGCACAGCTGGAGCTCTGGGGTCCGTTTAACACCAGATTTCGGTACTCGTCCCTCGATGAAAGCCAAGTTCACCTTAGAGATCTACTGCCCACTCAAATCTAAGCATTGCACTTTGAAAATCTGCAATAGAAATCAGGTGATCCGGGTTAAATCCTGCtacatttttcatgcagcaaACCATTTTAAAGGCCTCTGGACGCTGGCTGCATCTCGCCAGACAACGAATCTCTTCTGAAGCAAACTGTGTTCTTTACatccagcttttttttaaggttttctcATCCTCATAAGAAcattttaaattctttaaaatCTTTAGGGTGGTTTACTGTTCACCAACTGGGTGAGCAGGGGAAGGCTTCAGTATGAGCTCTGACAGAGCCTGACAGGACATATGGTTTTGGTCTCACCACGGCTCCAATCATTAGACCACACAGCAGCCTAATGAGGAAGTGAACCCGACAGTGAAGTGGTTTAAAGTTCCTGTTCTCCTCACCTGGATGTTTTAGCTGGGGCAATAATAGTTCTGTTGTGTCCTTTGCGGTCCGGGTGAGAGTGGAAAAGCTTGTCACAGTTCAGACACAACCTCTGGACACAAGTGGAGCAATGAGCGTGCACAGAGGAAACCCCACAGATGCTGCAGGTCTctacatacacaaaaacagacagcgtcaaaaacaaacttctagcttttactactgctgctgctgctgctgaattcaTCGAGGCTTGCTATAATCGGACATACCCTGTTTGGCTTTCTGGATCTTGTCTCTCTTGTGATTGGCTCTGGAGGGGTGGCGGTGAAAGAGGTCATCGCATGCGTCACAGAAGGGTTGACTGTCACAAGATGGGCAAACCAGGGATGAAGGACCGCCACACAAATTACAGTCCCTCGCTGCAGGAGAGCCTGGACATGAAGACAAAAGACAGTTTTTATATTTGGGCTTCTGGgtaaatgtgtgttcatgctaCTAGaacataataatattaaaaactTATAAACTCCAAACTAATAATGTtataaaatctaaatttgtCCCATCAAAAGAGagtaatttctgttttttaaatcacataCTGATGAAGAAAACCTTCTGAAAAATGACTGCAGCAGGTTGTGATGTGTGGTGGCAGCTCACCTGTCGATGGTTTCAGGGGTTGTGCTCCGGGGCCCTGAGTGGGTTtaggtggaggagacagaggctGGAGTTTGTCTCCCTGCGGCTTGTCTCCAGGCAGGATAACCACAGCGTCGCTCACCAGCTTATCCTGCAGAAACCAGCATCGCAGCAAACACTCTTCACAGTTGCAGTAATACATAATGATTGCACGGAGACAGATGACAGGCATTAATgcatacttacatacatacttACTTATATTTAGGGatttatttaatgtaattttttcttttcttaagttaacattttttcatttttaatgtttcccaGCATGAACACACAATTTAAATCGAATTTTCTTTTGGAACTTTGCAGAAAATGCGAGCAAATGAATTTTCTGCAAAGTACTAaaagcacaaatacaaataaaccaGCTGATTTCACTTTCATTGGTAGAAACGTTTAGtttgatgatgcatttttaccCAGATTCGAGTATACAGACACTGGAAATGTTTGTACAGACCTGCTGGATGATAAATGGGATGACATCTTTGAAGTATTCAATGTGAGGATGGATGCCCTAAACAAACAGAGATATAACAAATGGAATACGGTGAATTTCTTACACGAAATGCAGCTCAACAACAACCCTGCTTACAAACAAGTACGAACCTTGATGAGCATGTCCACCTCTGTGCGTAAGGTCATGACCTCCAGCGTCACTGCGGCCACTTTTTCAGTGTCTGGTTCTGTGACTTCATCGGGGAAGCTGAGGCCGTCTACCTGCTGGTTGGTGTAGCCGTACAGATAGAGGACTCTCCGGCCTCCCTGCGGACAAGAAAATCGAGAAGTCTTCAAAAGTCAAAGTCGCCGTCAAGGCGGGATTACAttgaaaaatcaaagcaaaatgGAAGATCTGCACCAAACGACTGTTCAAGGCAGAACGATCTCACTTGTCAGGTTCTTGCTCACCTTGATGGCATCCACTGTCGTTCTGAAGACGGGGTTGTTGTGTTTGACGCTCCTCCAGTATCTGGGCCTGGTGGGACTGGTCAGGTTACAGCCGTACTTCTCCAGGATACTCAAGGCCTTGACCAGCCTACTCAAAGACTCCAGAACCTAAAGTAAAGGCAAAATCACAGT
Coding sequences within:
- the LOC121624166 gene encoding E3 ubiquitin-protein ligase RNF31-like, with product MSGSPASVQMDEVRRRSQSLLSFSGSAQDVKAEVQTMASIPLPLSEKYGHLGAEAMLRENTAGHNRHEVLESLSRLVKALSILEKYGCNLTSPTRPRYWRSVKHNNPVFRTTVDAIKGGRRVLYLYGYTNQQVDGLSFPDEVTEPDTEKVAAVTLEVMTLRTEVDMLIKGIHPHIEYFKDVIPFIIQQDKLVSDAVVILPGDKPQGDKLQPLSPPPKPTQGPGAQPLKPSTGSPAARDCNLCGGPSSLVCPSCDSQPFCDACDDLFHRHPSRANHKRDKIQKAKQETCSICGVSSVHAHCSTCVQRLCLNCDKLFHSHPDRKGHNRTIIAPAKTSSPSLSPWECAHCTTVNEMQAVLCTTCERPRLATAASTVQESPSPNTEWQCKSCTVVNQGSSILCEVCERPRLATRPPVAPVLSSPGSLSDCGTKWMCQFCTYVNIKPTLVCEMCNLSGKDSAGVSLPQSLRQTPSSTKDQPQPGAKPQPKPRLNLDLKRQKMMREDGLILIHQIREAEKCGISPEEVYAAILCCGRNTKPCDWLTSELPHLLDEICAMAASVQLNYKAGDCGIQPAVERDGEELEQSVPRVTGEGVKLSRAEAKLAWLAAGGDTDRAVRQLLKDRQVKMKELHSLGFRDASQCEEALRLSGGEVKGALSLLQRPLLEPFHQRIWTEQLEPQIDPKHPDKQRMCRRLLALYDLPSWGRCELVLSLLQEPDVSYSLEDVVQAVKESHDKDFIRRLLNNECPCCLCIFPRSKMQSLTSCQCSVCHECFRLHFTIAVRDKHIRDMVCPVCSEPDINDQEQLDSYFSTLDIQLRDCLEMDVYELFHKKLTEHALMKDPKFLWCYHCTSGFINDGDQLKITCPSCRKSFCAQCKKPWEPQHQDLSCEQFQQWKRENDPEYQRQGLAGYLRDNGITCPHCRFQYALTKGGCIHFSCSQCRYQFCSGCNNPYHKTACKTSHCSYTGLHAHHPRDCLFYLRDWEPPRLQALLQRHGVEFNTDPSTGTQTDACCVMEQKDEGGQQTDSPCGIQTQPGQAGLCEKHYREYLVSLINAHSLDPALLYDAHELNRACERYQVDTQRGDSEEDNAYHARLLKKLMEVPLGEKVPRNK